One genomic segment of Procambarus clarkii isolate CNS0578487 chromosome 34, FALCON_Pclarkii_2.0, whole genome shotgun sequence includes these proteins:
- the LOC123761972 gene encoding glutamate receptor ionotropic, delta-1: MLRTTLVWVSVACGSLVVQPRCPSMYSRLLTDQAVIAATTTTLHVQETRNSVGGGHNDGSVDCHLNLESSTIFQNSLVTLLQELLEGPLTGRTLSFLVDDKVEDRVNINLLLAELLTPYVLIVSHGKRAANGSRGDLSESQHSHDHHPHFHHILSPKGERPLAGVMMVVVSGKPPREMVSPPGWWSLSTVLLLGVSWPCHASSLLQAPLLQQTPAVALLCPKYCHHNTCRVPVIYTVYTWRPFHPESKLVSHGPWRADRFPVWSSLFQDRFASLYGATLHVSSDEVDMPYVFRNPDGTFDGVGKRMTDTIGWWLNFNYTMTRRGSDKKWGEVVNGSWVGMLGDVWRGEKNLTFNYFAITEERAKDFDYSVPYYNEGYGFIIATPPALPPWRNLVHPFTGRLWALVGGVLLLVALGYYALTLTSSHHRSLFQCLIIIFQCLMSQMAARAPREWSLRVFLAGWWLTSYILVLSYTCNLIAVLTVPVFPSKIRTIQDLAHSSYRCCMLDYGEFVAEALVRSTHPALAALGAKLDMVPSQETEFAGEEGCVKLVLRGAHAHLESSSYLKLLYDITGHSDEVYFVKEQIYEANLAVFFRKNTPWKYKFDWGIQSLVEAGLVQKWYDDVVDQLKRTHIKWYAGGESPSKPLSLAHLQGPFLCYLVGSVAGLGMFLLEHVRHTRFTHT; encoded by the exons ATGCTGAGGACGACTTTAGTGTGGGTGAGCGTGGCGTGTGGCTCCCTAGTAGTCCAGCCTCGCTGCCCCAGCATGTACTCCCGCCTCCTGACTGACCAGGCTGTtattgctgccaccaccaccaccttgcacGTCCAGGAGACTCGAAACTCTGTAGGTGGCggccacaatgatggcagtgtggaCTGTCATCTGAACCTGGAATCGTCGACAATCTTTCAAAACTCTCTGGTTACACTCCTCCAAGAGCTACTGGAAGGCCCTCTCACTGGCAGGACATTGTCATTCCTTGTAGACGATAAAGTAGAAGATAGGGTCAACATTAATCTCCTCCTGGCAGAGTTGTTAACCCCGTATGTTCTCATAGTTAGCCACGGGAAGCGGGCAGCGAACGGGAGCAGGGGTGACCTTAGTGAGTCACAACACAGCCATGACCACCATCCACACTTCCACCACATATTGTCCCCAA AAGGTGAGCGGCCATTAGCAggtgtaatgatggtggtggtgagtggtaaaCCACCGAGGGAGATGGTGTCCCCACCAGGGTGGTGGTCGCTGTCTACCgtgctgctgctgggggtgtCCTGGCCCTGCCACGCCTCCTCCCTCCTCCAGGCACCCCTCCTACAGCAGACGCCAGCGGTGGCTCTCCTCTGTCCCAAGTACTGCCACCATAACACCTGCCGAGTGCCCGTCATCTATACAGTCTACACATGGCGTCCCTTCCACCCTGAGAGTAAGTTAGTGTCCCATGGGCCGTGGAGGGCGGACAGGTTCCCCGTGTGGAGCAGCCTCTTCCAGGACAGGTTCGCCTCGCTGTACGGGGCGACGCTGCACGTCTCCAGTGACGAGGTAGACATGCCTTATGTCTTCAGGAACCCCGACGGAACCTTCGACGGCGTCGGCAAGCGAATGACCGACACAATAGGCTGGTGGCTCAACTTTAACTACACAATGACTCGTCGAGGCAGTGACA agaagtggggggaggtggtgaacGGGTCTTGGGTGGGGATGCTTGGAGACGTCTGGAGAGGGGAGAAGAACCTCACCTTCAACTACTTCGCCATCACTGAGGAACGGGCTAAGGACTTTGACTACTCTGTTCCATATTACAACGAAGG GTATGGGTTCATTATAGCCACACCTCCTGCCCTGCCTCCCTGGAGAAACTTGGTCCACCCCTTCACCGGCCGATTGTGGGCGTTGGTGGGCGGCGTGCTCCTGCTGGTGGCACTAGGATACTacgccctcacactcactagctcTCATCACCGCTCTCTCTTCCAGTGTCTCATCATTATCTTTCAG TGCCTGATGAGCCAGATGGCAGCTCGTGCGCCCCGAGAGTGGTCGCTGAGAGTGTTTCTAGCAGGCTGGTGGCTCACATCCTACATCCTCGTCCTCTCCTACACCTGCAATCTCATAGCTGTCCTCACCGTCCCTGTCTTCCCCTCCAAGATACGCACCATACAGGATCTGGCTCACAGCTCATACAG GTGTTGCATGCTGGATTACGGAGAATTCGTGGCGGAGGCGCTGGTCAGGTCGACCCATCCGGCCCTAGCAGCCCTGGGAGCCAAGCTGGACATGGTGCCTTCACAGGAGACGGAGTTCGCGGGTGAAGAAGGCTGCGTGAAACTGGTCTTACGAGGTGCCCACGCCCACCTTGAGAGCTCTTCCTACCTCAAACTTCTCTATGACATCACAGGTCACAGCGATGAGGTGTACTTTGTCAAAGAACAGATTTACGAGGCTAACTTGGCAGTGTTCTTCAGAAAAAATACTCCGTGGAAATATAAGTTTGACTGGGGCATCCAGTCGTTGGTTGAAGCTGGCTTAGTTCAAAAATGGTATGACGACGTCGTGGACCAGCTCAAGCGGACTCAcataaag TGGTATGCTGGAGGAGAATCACCATCGAAGCCTCTTTCCCTGGCTCATCTGCAAGGGCCTTTCCTCTGTTACTTAGTGGGTTCTGTGGCAGGACTTGGGATGTTCCTCTTAGAGCACGTCAGGCACACTCGGTTCACTCACACTTAA
- the mal gene encoding molybdenum cofactor sulfurase isoform X3 encodes MMVDHLQNLKVLPPYNVEEIKREEFHRCEGHCYLDHAAATLYSSSQMKDVAAELQSSLFGNPHSRHFPSDTSTQMIESIRQRVLEHFNTEAEEYDLIFTSGATQALKIVGESFHWNESSELLHNGINSVVSQDNTQEQINQKAQNTESSRKNKVREPNQGAFVYARENHTSVLGVRDLAHQAGVPVYCLRTKDLQDILKNDSAIPLSDTEFHLPVYNGTDAVEQSPSGESRPRDVAGTNWERCTERKNCLFAYSAQCNFSGTKAPLEWIEKVQNGALNKILNSCPINNKVSSKDNTSDPNWFVLLDAAGLVATCPLDLSKWKPDFIPISFYKLFGYPTGLGCLMVRKRAWNVLKKEYFGGGTVLMVDSRKMMLVPRPKLHDRFEDGTLPFLSILALRHGFGTIIKLTGGMEKVKHHVFHLARYTHHSLKSYRHANGSPVAQLYCQEKPWHVNTHGSIVNFNLLNSDGSHVGYAQVERVSSLYNIYLRTGCLCNPGACQTYLDISQENLLHQFQAGHVCGDAQDLVDGLPTGSVRVSFGYMSSYSDADLLLKMVQECFVDGPLIVDLSWMEKSALLPSMFYEDSAIPKGNLVNGWKVDKISKSLTVKEKCVITEAFYGNEERQISEKGFNHSHSKHNLMQEYELLNTKKIQNSYIGRESSNCRPARLSLTNIVIFPVKSCGGLSMQKWNIDLKGLKYDRRWMVVTSSGMTLTQKRLPRMTLITPHLDLEAGTLTLSYKGEKDVTVPLEPCVSAARDISVCGGRVCRDRVKGLDCGLQVGIWLSNVLGQPDLRLMQQTSERLSKLKSIIHGESEANLSLANESQYLVIHRPSVRKLLEEIQRKSSIEMTEEELVRRFRGNLVIDGGDPYEEDSWTSIVIDNLQFQDFANCSVDVVTITGHVHKSR; translated from the exons ATGATGGTGGACCACCTCCAGAACCTCAAGGTCCTTCCTCCCTATAATGTCGAGGAAATAAAGCGTGAAGAGTTCCACAGATGTGAAG GTCACTGTTACCTTGACCATGCAGCTGCAACATTGTACAGCAGCAGCCAAATGAAAGATGTTGCAGCCGAGCTTCAGTCATCTCTCTTTGGGAACCCTCACTCTCGCCACTTTCCTAGTGATACTTCCACTCAAATGATTGAGTCCATTCGTCAGAG GGTCTTGGAACATTTCAATACTGAAGCAGAGGAGTATGATTTGATCTTTACCTCTGGTGCTACACAAGCACTAAAGATTGTCGGAGAAAGTTTTCACTGGAATGAAAGTTCTGAACTATTGCACAATGGCATCAATAGTGTTGTGTCTCAAGATAACACACAAGAACAAATTAATCAGAAAGCCCAAAATACAGAAAGTTCCAGAAAAAATAAAGTGAGAGAACCAAATCAAGGAGCATTTGTATATGCTAGAGAGAACCACACGTCAGTGCTAGGTGTGAGAGACTTGGCACATCAGGCAGGTGTTCCTGTGTACTGTCTGCGTACCAAAGACCTTCAGGATATACTAAAAAATGATTCTGCTATCCCTTTATCGGATACAGAATTTCACTTGCCTGTTTATAATGGCACAGATGCTGTGGAACAGTCACCCAGTGGAGAATCTCGTCCAAGAGATGTTGCCGGAACAAATTGGGAGAGGTGTACGGAAAGAAAAAACTGCCTCTTTGCCTACAGTGCTCAATGTAACTTTTCTGGAACAAAGGCACCTTTGGAGTGGATTGAGAAGGTTCAGAATGGAGCTTTGAACAAAATTTTAAACAGCTGTCCAATAAATAATAAAGTTTCATCAAAAG ACAATACAAGTGACCCTAACTGGTTCGTATTACTGGATGCTGCTGGATTAGTTGCCACTTGTCCTCTTGATCTCTCCAAATGGAAACCAGATTTCATTCCAATATCTTTCTACAAACTTTTTGGATATCCAACTGGATTGG GGTGCTTGATGGTAAGGAAAAGAGCATGGAATGTCTTGAAGAAAGAATACTTTGGGGGAGGCACTGTGCTGATGGTTGACTCCAGGAAAATGATGCTTGTCCCACGACCCAAACTTCATGACAG ATTTGAAGATGGAACACTTCCCTTTTTAAGTATTCTAGCTCTCAGACATGGTTTTGGCACGATCATCAAACTCACAG GGGGAATGGAGAAGGTGAAGCATCATGTGTTCCACCTGGCAAgatacacacaccactctcttaagAGCTACAGACATGCTAATGGGTCCCCAGTCGCTCAGTTATACTGTCAAGAGAAGCCATGGCATGTCAACACACACGGCTCCATTGTCAATTTTAATTTGTTAAATTCAGATGGATCTCATGTTGGATATGCCCAG GTTGAGAGAGTTTCATCTTTGTACAATATCTATTTACGTACTGGGTGCTTGTGTAATCCAGGAGCATGTCAAACTTACCTTGATATCTCTCAAGAGAATCTACTGCATCAATTTCAG GCAGGACATGTATGTGGAGATGCTCAAGATTTGGTGGATGGGCTGCCAACAGGCTCTGTGCGTGTCAGCTTTGGTTACATGAGTTCATACAGTGATGCTGATCTACTTCTGAAAATGGTGCAGGAATGCTTCGTTGATGGCCCTCTCATTGTAGATTTATCATGGATGGAAAAAAGTGCATTGTTACCTTCTATGTTTTATGAAGACAGTGCCATTCCCAAAGGAAATTTGGTCAATGGATGGAAAGTtgataaaataagtaaaagttTAACAGTGAAGGAAAAATGCGTTATTACAGAAGCTTTCTATGGTAACGAGGAAAGACAAATATCAGAGAAAGGTTTCAACCATTCACATTCAAAACATAACTTGATGCAAGAATATGAACTGCTTAATACCAAGAAAATTCAGAATTCATATATTGGAAGGGAGTCAAGTAACTGTAGGCCTGCCAGACTCTCCCTAACTAATATTGTCATTTTCCCTGTTAAATCATGTGGGGGTCTCTCAATGCAAAAATGGAACATAGACCTAAAAGGCTTGAAGTATGACCGTCGATGGATGGTGGTAACAAGTTCTGGTATGACGCTAACGCAGAAGAGGCTTCCACGTATGACTCTCATCACACCGCACCTTGACTTGGAGGCTGGGACACTTACTCTTTCATACAAAG GTGAAAAAGATGTTACTGTGCCTCTTGAGCCTTGTGTATCTGCAGCAAGAGACATATCTGTGTGTGGAGGCCGTGTGTGTAGAGACCGTGTAAAAGGGTTAGACTGTGGACTCCAGGTTGGAATTTGGCTTTCCAATGTTCTGGGACAGCCAGACCTGAGGCTTATGCAACAGACAAGTGAGCGATTGAGCAAGTTAAAATCTATTATCCATG GAGAATCGGAGGCAAATTTGTCCCTTGCCAACGAGTCCCAATACCTAGTAATTCATCGGCCAAGTGTGCGCAAGCTGCTGGAAGAGATCCAACGTAAAAGCTCAATAGAAATGACTgaa GAAGAGCTTGTAAGGAGATTCAGAGGAAATTTGGTTATTGATGGAGGAGATCCATATGAAGAAGATTCCTGGACATCCATTGTTATTGATAATCTTCAATTCCAG GACTTTGCAAACTGTAGTGTTGACGTGGTCACCATCACTGGTCATGTACACAAAAGTCGGTGA
- the mal gene encoding molybdenum cofactor sulfurase isoform X1 produces MMVDHLQNLKVLPPYNVEEIKREEFHRCEGHCYLDHAAATLYSSSQMKDVAAELQSSLFGNPHSRHFPSDTSTQMIESIRQRVLEHFNTEAEEYDLIFTSGATQALKIVGESFHWNESSELLHNGINSVVSQDNTQEQINQKAQNTESSRKNKVREPNQGAFVYARENHTSVLGVRDLAHQAGVPVYCLRTKDLQDILKNDSAIPLSDTEFHLPVYNGTDAVEQSPSGESRPRDVAGTNWERCTERKNCLFAYSAQCNFSGTKAPLEWIEKVQNGALNKILNSCPINNKVSSKDNTSDPNWFVLLDAAGLVATCPLDLSKWKPDFIPISFYKLFGYPTGLGCLMVRKRAWNVLKKEYFGGGTVLMVDSRKMMLVPRPKLHDRFEDGTLPFLSILALRHGFGTIIKLTGGMEKVKHHVFHLARYTHHSLKSYRHANGSPVAQLYCQEKPWHVNTHGSIVNFNLLNSDGSHVGYAQVERVSSLYNIYLRTGCLCNPGACQTYLDISQENLLHQFQAGHVCGDAQDLVDGLPTGSVRVSFGYMSSYSDADLLLKMVQECFVDGPLIVDLSWMEKSALLPSMFYEDSAIPKGNLVNGWKVDKISKSLTVKEKCVITEAFYGNEERQISEKGFNHSHSKHNLMQEYELLNTKKIQNSYIGRESSNCRPARLSLTNIVIFPVKSCGGLSMQKWNIDLKGLKYDRRWMVVTSSGMTLTQKRLPRMTLITPHLDLEAGTLTLSYKGEKDVTVPLEPCVSAARDISVCGGRVCRDRVKGLDCGLQVGIWLSNVLGQPDLRLMQQTSERLSKLKSIIHGESEANLSLANESQYLVIHRPSVRKLLEEIQRKSSIEMTEEELVRRFRGNLVIDGGDPYEEDSWTSIVIDNLQFQIQGGCRRCQMVCVIPDTGERTREPMLTLSATRGSSMAFGVHAKALFPATADISGIICVGEPVTSSTSNTENGKTQ; encoded by the exons ATGATGGTGGACCACCTCCAGAACCTCAAGGTCCTTCCTCCCTATAATGTCGAGGAAATAAAGCGTGAAGAGTTCCACAGATGTGAAG GTCACTGTTACCTTGACCATGCAGCTGCAACATTGTACAGCAGCAGCCAAATGAAAGATGTTGCAGCCGAGCTTCAGTCATCTCTCTTTGGGAACCCTCACTCTCGCCACTTTCCTAGTGATACTTCCACTCAAATGATTGAGTCCATTCGTCAGAG GGTCTTGGAACATTTCAATACTGAAGCAGAGGAGTATGATTTGATCTTTACCTCTGGTGCTACACAAGCACTAAAGATTGTCGGAGAAAGTTTTCACTGGAATGAAAGTTCTGAACTATTGCACAATGGCATCAATAGTGTTGTGTCTCAAGATAACACACAAGAACAAATTAATCAGAAAGCCCAAAATACAGAAAGTTCCAGAAAAAATAAAGTGAGAGAACCAAATCAAGGAGCATTTGTATATGCTAGAGAGAACCACACGTCAGTGCTAGGTGTGAGAGACTTGGCACATCAGGCAGGTGTTCCTGTGTACTGTCTGCGTACCAAAGACCTTCAGGATATACTAAAAAATGATTCTGCTATCCCTTTATCGGATACAGAATTTCACTTGCCTGTTTATAATGGCACAGATGCTGTGGAACAGTCACCCAGTGGAGAATCTCGTCCAAGAGATGTTGCCGGAACAAATTGGGAGAGGTGTACGGAAAGAAAAAACTGCCTCTTTGCCTACAGTGCTCAATGTAACTTTTCTGGAACAAAGGCACCTTTGGAGTGGATTGAGAAGGTTCAGAATGGAGCTTTGAACAAAATTTTAAACAGCTGTCCAATAAATAATAAAGTTTCATCAAAAG ACAATACAAGTGACCCTAACTGGTTCGTATTACTGGATGCTGCTGGATTAGTTGCCACTTGTCCTCTTGATCTCTCCAAATGGAAACCAGATTTCATTCCAATATCTTTCTACAAACTTTTTGGATATCCAACTGGATTGG GGTGCTTGATGGTAAGGAAAAGAGCATGGAATGTCTTGAAGAAAGAATACTTTGGGGGAGGCACTGTGCTGATGGTTGACTCCAGGAAAATGATGCTTGTCCCACGACCCAAACTTCATGACAG ATTTGAAGATGGAACACTTCCCTTTTTAAGTATTCTAGCTCTCAGACATGGTTTTGGCACGATCATCAAACTCACAG GGGGAATGGAGAAGGTGAAGCATCATGTGTTCCACCTGGCAAgatacacacaccactctcttaagAGCTACAGACATGCTAATGGGTCCCCAGTCGCTCAGTTATACTGTCAAGAGAAGCCATGGCATGTCAACACACACGGCTCCATTGTCAATTTTAATTTGTTAAATTCAGATGGATCTCATGTTGGATATGCCCAG GTTGAGAGAGTTTCATCTTTGTACAATATCTATTTACGTACTGGGTGCTTGTGTAATCCAGGAGCATGTCAAACTTACCTTGATATCTCTCAAGAGAATCTACTGCATCAATTTCAG GCAGGACATGTATGTGGAGATGCTCAAGATTTGGTGGATGGGCTGCCAACAGGCTCTGTGCGTGTCAGCTTTGGTTACATGAGTTCATACAGTGATGCTGATCTACTTCTGAAAATGGTGCAGGAATGCTTCGTTGATGGCCCTCTCATTGTAGATTTATCATGGATGGAAAAAAGTGCATTGTTACCTTCTATGTTTTATGAAGACAGTGCCATTCCCAAAGGAAATTTGGTCAATGGATGGAAAGTtgataaaataagtaaaagttTAACAGTGAAGGAAAAATGCGTTATTACAGAAGCTTTCTATGGTAACGAGGAAAGACAAATATCAGAGAAAGGTTTCAACCATTCACATTCAAAACATAACTTGATGCAAGAATATGAACTGCTTAATACCAAGAAAATTCAGAATTCATATATTGGAAGGGAGTCAAGTAACTGTAGGCCTGCCAGACTCTCCCTAACTAATATTGTCATTTTCCCTGTTAAATCATGTGGGGGTCTCTCAATGCAAAAATGGAACATAGACCTAAAAGGCTTGAAGTATGACCGTCGATGGATGGTGGTAACAAGTTCTGGTATGACGCTAACGCAGAAGAGGCTTCCACGTATGACTCTCATCACACCGCACCTTGACTTGGAGGCTGGGACACTTACTCTTTCATACAAAG GTGAAAAAGATGTTACTGTGCCTCTTGAGCCTTGTGTATCTGCAGCAAGAGACATATCTGTGTGTGGAGGCCGTGTGTGTAGAGACCGTGTAAAAGGGTTAGACTGTGGACTCCAGGTTGGAATTTGGCTTTCCAATGTTCTGGGACAGCCAGACCTGAGGCTTATGCAACAGACAAGTGAGCGATTGAGCAAGTTAAAATCTATTATCCATG GAGAATCGGAGGCAAATTTGTCCCTTGCCAACGAGTCCCAATACCTAGTAATTCATCGGCCAAGTGTGCGCAAGCTGCTGGAAGAGATCCAACGTAAAAGCTCAATAGAAATGACTgaa GAAGAGCTTGTAAGGAGATTCAGAGGAAATTTGGTTATTGATGGAGGAGATCCATATGAAGAAGATTCCTGGACATCCATTGTTATTGATAATCTTCAATTCCAG ATACAAGGTGGATGTAGGCGATGTCAGATGGTGTGCGTCATCCCAGATACTGGTGAACGCACCAGGGAACCAATGTTGACGCTATCTGCTACTAGAGGTTCGTCTATGGCGTTTGGTGTTCATGCGAAAGCTCTTTTTCCTGCGACCGCAGACATCTCTGGTATTATTTGTGTTGGAGAACCGGTAACAAGTAGTACTAGCAATACTGAGAATGGAAAAACACAGTAG
- the mal gene encoding molybdenum cofactor sulfurase isoform X2: MKDVAAELQSSLFGNPHSRHFPSDTSTQMIESIRQRVLEHFNTEAEEYDLIFTSGATQALKIVGESFHWNESSELLHNGINSVVSQDNTQEQINQKAQNTESSRKNKVREPNQGAFVYARENHTSVLGVRDLAHQAGVPVYCLRTKDLQDILKNDSAIPLSDTEFHLPVYNGTDAVEQSPSGESRPRDVAGTNWERCTERKNCLFAYSAQCNFSGTKAPLEWIEKVQNGALNKILNSCPINNKVSSKDNTSDPNWFVLLDAAGLVATCPLDLSKWKPDFIPISFYKLFGYPTGLGCLMVRKRAWNVLKKEYFGGGTVLMVDSRKMMLVPRPKLHDRFEDGTLPFLSILALRHGFGTIIKLTGGMEKVKHHVFHLARYTHHSLKSYRHANGSPVAQLYCQEKPWHVNTHGSIVNFNLLNSDGSHVGYAQVERVSSLYNIYLRTGCLCNPGACQTYLDISQENLLHQFQAGHVCGDAQDLVDGLPTGSVRVSFGYMSSYSDADLLLKMVQECFVDGPLIVDLSWMEKSALLPSMFYEDSAIPKGNLVNGWKVDKISKSLTVKEKCVITEAFYGNEERQISEKGFNHSHSKHNLMQEYELLNTKKIQNSYIGRESSNCRPARLSLTNIVIFPVKSCGGLSMQKWNIDLKGLKYDRRWMVVTSSGMTLTQKRLPRMTLITPHLDLEAGTLTLSYKGEKDVTVPLEPCVSAARDISVCGGRVCRDRVKGLDCGLQVGIWLSNVLGQPDLRLMQQTSERLSKLKSIIHGESEANLSLANESQYLVIHRPSVRKLLEEIQRKSSIEMTEEELVRRFRGNLVIDGGDPYEEDSWTSIVIDNLQFQIQGGCRRCQMVCVIPDTGERTREPMLTLSATRGSSMAFGVHAKALFPATADISGIICVGEPVTSSTSNTENGKTQ; the protein is encoded by the exons ATGAAAGATGTTGCAGCCGAGCTTCAGTCATCTCTCTTTGGGAACCCTCACTCTCGCCACTTTCCTAGTGATACTTCCACTCAAATGATTGAGTCCATTCGTCAGAG GGTCTTGGAACATTTCAATACTGAAGCAGAGGAGTATGATTTGATCTTTACCTCTGGTGCTACACAAGCACTAAAGATTGTCGGAGAAAGTTTTCACTGGAATGAAAGTTCTGAACTATTGCACAATGGCATCAATAGTGTTGTGTCTCAAGATAACACACAAGAACAAATTAATCAGAAAGCCCAAAATACAGAAAGTTCCAGAAAAAATAAAGTGAGAGAACCAAATCAAGGAGCATTTGTATATGCTAGAGAGAACCACACGTCAGTGCTAGGTGTGAGAGACTTGGCACATCAGGCAGGTGTTCCTGTGTACTGTCTGCGTACCAAAGACCTTCAGGATATACTAAAAAATGATTCTGCTATCCCTTTATCGGATACAGAATTTCACTTGCCTGTTTATAATGGCACAGATGCTGTGGAACAGTCACCCAGTGGAGAATCTCGTCCAAGAGATGTTGCCGGAACAAATTGGGAGAGGTGTACGGAAAGAAAAAACTGCCTCTTTGCCTACAGTGCTCAATGTAACTTTTCTGGAACAAAGGCACCTTTGGAGTGGATTGAGAAGGTTCAGAATGGAGCTTTGAACAAAATTTTAAACAGCTGTCCAATAAATAATAAAGTTTCATCAAAAG ACAATACAAGTGACCCTAACTGGTTCGTATTACTGGATGCTGCTGGATTAGTTGCCACTTGTCCTCTTGATCTCTCCAAATGGAAACCAGATTTCATTCCAATATCTTTCTACAAACTTTTTGGATATCCAACTGGATTGG GGTGCTTGATGGTAAGGAAAAGAGCATGGAATGTCTTGAAGAAAGAATACTTTGGGGGAGGCACTGTGCTGATGGTTGACTCCAGGAAAATGATGCTTGTCCCACGACCCAAACTTCATGACAG ATTTGAAGATGGAACACTTCCCTTTTTAAGTATTCTAGCTCTCAGACATGGTTTTGGCACGATCATCAAACTCACAG GGGGAATGGAGAAGGTGAAGCATCATGTGTTCCACCTGGCAAgatacacacaccactctcttaagAGCTACAGACATGCTAATGGGTCCCCAGTCGCTCAGTTATACTGTCAAGAGAAGCCATGGCATGTCAACACACACGGCTCCATTGTCAATTTTAATTTGTTAAATTCAGATGGATCTCATGTTGGATATGCCCAG GTTGAGAGAGTTTCATCTTTGTACAATATCTATTTACGTACTGGGTGCTTGTGTAATCCAGGAGCATGTCAAACTTACCTTGATATCTCTCAAGAGAATCTACTGCATCAATTTCAG GCAGGACATGTATGTGGAGATGCTCAAGATTTGGTGGATGGGCTGCCAACAGGCTCTGTGCGTGTCAGCTTTGGTTACATGAGTTCATACAGTGATGCTGATCTACTTCTGAAAATGGTGCAGGAATGCTTCGTTGATGGCCCTCTCATTGTAGATTTATCATGGATGGAAAAAAGTGCATTGTTACCTTCTATGTTTTATGAAGACAGTGCCATTCCCAAAGGAAATTTGGTCAATGGATGGAAAGTtgataaaataagtaaaagttTAACAGTGAAGGAAAAATGCGTTATTACAGAAGCTTTCTATGGTAACGAGGAAAGACAAATATCAGAGAAAGGTTTCAACCATTCACATTCAAAACATAACTTGATGCAAGAATATGAACTGCTTAATACCAAGAAAATTCAGAATTCATATATTGGAAGGGAGTCAAGTAACTGTAGGCCTGCCAGACTCTCCCTAACTAATATTGTCATTTTCCCTGTTAAATCATGTGGGGGTCTCTCAATGCAAAAATGGAACATAGACCTAAAAGGCTTGAAGTATGACCGTCGATGGATGGTGGTAACAAGTTCTGGTATGACGCTAACGCAGAAGAGGCTTCCACGTATGACTCTCATCACACCGCACCTTGACTTGGAGGCTGGGACACTTACTCTTTCATACAAAG GTGAAAAAGATGTTACTGTGCCTCTTGAGCCTTGTGTATCTGCAGCAAGAGACATATCTGTGTGTGGAGGCCGTGTGTGTAGAGACCGTGTAAAAGGGTTAGACTGTGGACTCCAGGTTGGAATTTGGCTTTCCAATGTTCTGGGACAGCCAGACCTGAGGCTTATGCAACAGACAAGTGAGCGATTGAGCAAGTTAAAATCTATTATCCATG GAGAATCGGAGGCAAATTTGTCCCTTGCCAACGAGTCCCAATACCTAGTAATTCATCGGCCAAGTGTGCGCAAGCTGCTGGAAGAGATCCAACGTAAAAGCTCAATAGAAATGACTgaa GAAGAGCTTGTAAGGAGATTCAGAGGAAATTTGGTTATTGATGGAGGAGATCCATATGAAGAAGATTCCTGGACATCCATTGTTATTGATAATCTTCAATTCCAG ATACAAGGTGGATGTAGGCGATGTCAGATGGTGTGCGTCATCCCAGATACTGGTGAACGCACCAGGGAACCAATGTTGACGCTATCTGCTACTAGAGGTTCGTCTATGGCGTTTGGTGTTCATGCGAAAGCTCTTTTTCCTGCGACCGCAGACATCTCTGGTATTATTTGTGTTGGAGAACCGGTAACAAGTAGTACTAGCAATACTGAGAATGGAAAAACACAGTAG